The genomic interval ATGTAACAAAAGGGTTTAGAACCCGTGGACGTAAACATTTATAACTTATGAACGTAAGAGTTTATAACCTTCGGACGGCAGGATTTTAAAAATTACAACCCCGGACGTAAACATTCATATAACCCTTAGGGGTTGTTAAGGATTTTACAAATTACAACCACCGGACGGAAACTCTTATAAATGCTCATAGATTCAATGAATGAGAAATAGATTGAATATTCATTTCAGGACAGCATGTGGAAAACTACGGCATTCACGTTTGCTGAAAGACCATGCTACCAATGTGCGAACACAATTCCCTAGACTTGCGACAATCTTGCCACAATCTTGCCACCTCCAATACTTTAAATACTGAGGTTCTTATCGCATAAGGCCAGACCACTCGTTACAACTGACAACTCGCTACAAGTCCCAAGAAACTGGATACCACCCGTCGAGATATTAGCCGTCCATGACATTGACAATTGTGATATTTGGGAGAAACATCTTACTGCAGCTATCACTTCTGTAGACGCAGAAAATGACAGTGTATTTAGATACCAAAATACTCAAAACGTACACAGAAATATTGAAACTGGCTCTTTGCATTCCAAGCACCCTAAACCATAACTTATAGGCGAAACGCAAAACATCGAAAAGAAGTGAAAAGATGGttatatcttttgttttgtttttttgtttttttgttttcatttttctttcaaatacaattttaCGCCGCATTTAATTGCATTATCCTGGTATGTCCTAATTGCGGAAAGTGCAAGCTTTTTCAAAAGTGGCCGTCATTTCAGTATTCTCTACTTTAATTGCAAATTGACCTTTTCGGCCTCGTTGAACATTAAACGTTCTTTCGAATTTTACGTTTAAAAGCGAGGCCCAAAGGGCCGATTTGCAACGAAACAAAGTAATACtaaaatggccgctattttGGAACAAGGTGTATGACGTGTTTCGCAGAGAATGTCAACATTTATCCTTTTCAGTTTTTCCGATAGCGGCTGAGTAAAACGTGGaagcatagttagtagaggagacCCTACTAACTATGGTGGAAGGAAACGTTTGATTTCTGTGAAAAAGATCAGCAAGAAAGAAGATCATAAAATCCAATTTTACGCCACATTCAATATTtatcttttttcagtttttttccgACAGCGGCTGAATACTTAAACTTGGAAGGAAAGGTTTCATTTCCGTAAAAAGATCAGCAAGAAGAAAGGTCGTTGTTCACAAACTGAGAATACTCAATGTTGTTTAAAttcagacttaaagaaaagatgGAAAAAGAGGAAAGTGTAATCATAGTAAACTGTGTTGTAAACATTATACTTGCTTTCACAGCGACCATTGCAAATGTGCTTGTGCTGTACGCAGTGTGGAAGAAGCCGACGCTTCGTTCGCCCTCTATCCTTTTACTATGTGGTCTCGCGTCAACAGATTTAGCTGTTGGTTTGATCGTGGAACCTCTTTTTATAGCAAGTAGCTTAATTCACTTGTACACTCGATCAGAGACACTAAAACTAACGTTTATAAGAGGATATAACACCATTGGTTTCTCTCTTTGCGGAGTGTCCCTATGCATAATTGCAGGAACCAGTCTTGACAGACTCATTGCCATTGTGAAGCCGCTGCAGTATCCCAGCATCGTTACCGTTCGGAGAGTTACTTGTATTCTTCTAGCGATTTGGGCAGTTTGTGTATTGGCAGGAACCACCCAGTTTTGGGCGGAAGGAATTCTTTTAGCTTACGTTGCCTCTGTGATATTGATCGGTTTCTGTATCTCCATTATATGTCACGCGACCATTTTCACAATTGTTCGGCGTCATCGGATAGAAATTCAAATTCAAGCTCGAGCGTTTCAGGGAGTTGATGCCACCGCAAGTCTGGTCAGCTTTCGAAAATCTGCCTTTAGTGCATTTATATTCTTCATTGTGCTTGCGATTTGTTACTTTCCTTATCTCCTTGTTTACACAATCTATTTCGCCCGTGAAACAAGAGACGGTATTCTTGGCAGGGATCTTGCCTCCACAGTTGTCTTCATGAATTCGGCTTTAAATCCATTTTTGTATTGTTGGAGAGTGCGTGAGATAAGAAATGCGATGCTGCAAGTGTTTCGTAAACTTGTGCCAAGGAAGTGAGACCCACGAATTCTGTCGTTTGACCAAATTAAAGTAAGTTAAACTCTTAAATGAAAGCTAGTATTAGAGTAAAAACAGTCTAGAACAAACACATAGCGGTTTTTAGGACTGGTGCTTGTCATGCAGGGAAGGACTACACTGTTGCCGGAGGCAAGTGCTGTCACCAATGTGCCATCCCAGTACCCATCCTTAATTCTGTCGGTTTTTCctcgctaaaaaaaaaaaataagaataaactGCTCTGAGACTTTTAATGTCCTCGCTAGGCGATCCGCGACAATTTTATAGACGCGAAGAGAAGTTACTCCCTgctgtctataagagacaatttctTCAGTAAACCTTCCTGACATTAAGTGCGAGGGTCataatttctctttttcttttagtaGTCATTCTTTTACTAGCCATCTCG from Montipora foliosa isolate CH-2021 unplaced genomic scaffold, ASM3666993v2 scaffold_453, whole genome shotgun sequence carries:
- the LOC137989322 gene encoding histamine H2 receptor-like — protein: MLFKFRLKEKMEKEESVIIVNCVVNIILAFTATIANVLVLYAVWKKPTLRSPSILLLCGLASTDLAVGLIVEPLFIASSLIHLYTRSETLKLTFIRGYNTIGFSLCGVSLCIIAGTSLDRLIAIVKPLQYPSIVTVRRVTCILLAIWAVCVLAGTTQFWAEGILLAYVASVILIGFCISIICHATIFTIVRRHRIEIQIQARAFQGVDATASLVSFRKSAFSAFIFFIVLAICYFPYLLVYTIYFARETRDGILGRDLASTVVFMNSALNPFLYCWRVREIRNAMLQVFRKLVPRK